ACCGGGAGATGATTGCACTCAACCGTATATAATCAGCATTCCTGCAGAACTGCCTTTTAACCAACCAGGAAATACTACCTGTGGTCATGGCAATGTATATGCTATGACAAATTCCTGCCTGGGAGCATATACAGGTGGTGAGGATTTTATCTACCGCCTTGATGTATCCCAGGAAAGCATGATAGACATCACGATGACCCCTTCGTCCGACTGGACCGGCATGGCCCTCTTCGACGATTGCCCGGATGTGGGTAATTGCATAGAGGCCGTGACATATACCTCTTCCGGCTATCAGATCAAACCTATGACCATCCGGCAAATCCTTCAGCCTGGTTCCTATTACGTGATGATCGATTCCTGGCCGGATCCCGTGTGTTTCGACTTCGACTTCTCCGTTACCGAGTTTTACGCAGTTTATCAGTTTCCCTTTTTTGCAGGATTTGAGGATGGTTCTGTACCAATGGAGCTTGGAATTTCCACAGCACAGGAATCCTCCGCCGGAACAGACACGGATGCCTCCTATAACTCAGACTTTGGACTGATGCTGGAAGGAGGAACCGCCTTCGGCTGGGGCTCCACACCCCTCACTCCTCAGATGGCATTTGACCCCTCCAGGGAAAGCCACTTTGCTCAGGTGAATATTGAGGTTATCCCTTCCGGCATGCCGAACGACCTGTATATGAGCTTTTTCCTGAAACAGGGCTATTCCTATACCACAAATTACTGCTGGTTCAGAGTTCTGATCAATAATGAGGTAATAGCCGACATGAACGGTTATACTATTTTTAAACCCCTTTCCCATTTAGATCCATTCAAGGAACATGTCTTTGACCTGACTCCTTACCAGGGCAGCAGGTTCACTATTACACTGCAGTCGTCGTGCAAATACTACAAAAATTATTTTAAGCAGGGGGATATTGTCTGTATTGATGATCTCAGGATAGGGTACCAACTGCCTTCCGGTGCGGTCAGCGGATATGTTGTTGATTACGATGGGCAACCTGTCAACGCTGCCACTGTAAGCATTCCTGATGTAGCTACAACAAAATCACTCCCGGATGGCTCTTATATACTCCCATCTATCGCAAGCGGAAACTGGACGATTCAGGCCTGGAAATATGGTTATAATCCGGTGAGCGATACTGTCCTGGTCCTTCCTGCCGATACCAGTGTTAAGCATTTTATACTCACAAAACCTCAACCTTATGTGACTCCTTTATCCCATGAGGTTCTTTTAAACCCCAATGAATACATTATTGAGCAGCAAATAATTGCGAATTCAGGCAGCGGGCCTTTTTCCTGGTATGCTACTGTTTCACTGGATGGTTCAGATAACCAAAACGAGCATCTTCTGCAACAAAACAGGTCTGACTGGCTTTCCCTGGGTCGCGACAGCGGTACCGTTATGCCCTTCGGTGGATTCGACAATATCCCCGTGATTTTCGATGCAACCGGATTGACGTCAGGGACTACGGAGTATGGACAGATTCGTTTTCAACCCTACCAGAGCAACCACATCATTGTCCCTTGCACCCTGCATGTTTACGGTCAACCGCTTATCGTACCGCATAGCGTAGTGGCAACCCTTATCGATGAACAGACCGGCAAGACGGAAGTAAACTGGTCAGCAGGAGAGCTGGATTACAGCTATTTCAATATCCTGAGGGATGGGATCTTCCTGGGGACAAGTACACAACATTCTTATACTGATTTCTTACCGGCTTATGGTGAATATTGTTATTCCATACAGGCGGTTTACCCGGAGGGTACGACCGCTCCGGCAGGACCGGCCTGCGTTTTATGGGCCCGGCCACAGATTGATATCCTGCCCGCTGTTCTCGTAAATTCCGATTTTATCCTGCCCAACCAGCCGGTAAAAGTATATACGGAAATACGGAACACGGGAAACGCACGTCTCGATTACGAATTTCCGGATTTTAACAAAAAAGCGACCGGTGATGGCTACTGCACTGCCTCAGGCGCTTGCGGAGAATACATTTCCCGGGTAAGGCTGGGTGATATTGATAACTCCTCAGGATGTACACAGTATGGTGACTATACAAACCTCGTTGCTACGTTGCAATACGGAAACACCTACTCTCTCAGGATAGACGTAGGAAGCCCCTTTGCAGGCGATGTTGCCGGGGTTTGGATAGATTGGGACCAGGATGAAGATTTTTCGGATGAGACCATGCTTGCCTTATCAGGAACACCTTTTAGTGGCTTTACAGGACAAATTTCCCCGCCGGCAGGCGCTTTGTCGGGATTTACCAGGATGCGCATACGCCTCCAATGGAACAGTGCTCCGGAACCATGCGGAGATCTGCCTTTCGGTGAAGTCGAAGATTATACCCTACAGGTACTGGGAAATTTTATTCTCTCCGTGGACCCTTCATCGGGATTCGTTCTGCCGGGTCAGTCACAATTTGTTACAGTATATTTCGACGGGACCGGATACCCGCCGGGGAAATATTATCAGCCTTTGTTCTGTGAATCCAACGACCCTAACCAGCCGGTTTTTATTATCCACGATACCCTGATTGTGATACCGCCGGGATCCTATGCAGGGCTTGTGACCGATGCGGCCTCACAAACCGGACTCTCGGGCGTGCTGATTTCGGCAGGAAACCGTCAGACCTTCTCCGGACCCGATGGCCATTATATCCTGCACGTGAACGGAGGTTCCTACGATGTTTCTTTCAGGAAGACCGGTTACACTACGGCATCTGTTGAGAATATCTCCGCCCTTGCCGGAGATACCGTTCAACTTGATATTGTTATGCATGAATATCCAAATCCACCCCGTTGGGTGGAAGCCAACCCAACCCTCAACTACGAAGCCTGCCATGTGCAATGGGCATTGCCTTATGGCCCTTATGAAATCGTTTATGACGATGGGCAGGAGGAAGAACTTGTGTTATGGGCCCAGGCAGGAGGGGAGAATGCCGTGAAATTCACTCCGGCAGGATACCCGGCTACCGTCCTCGGCGGTATGGTCTTCATCGGCGATGGAAGCTTCCCGGCTGGCGAATGGATGGGATCGGCCTTCTCTGTCATGCTTTACGATGATGACGGCCCCGACGGATATCCCGGTACTTTGCTGGATGAGGTCACCGTCACGGTTGAGAACTTCGACTGGGTTGAATTCTGGGAACTCGAGGCTACCCTCGCTGAAGGGGATTTTTACCTGAGTATGAGACAGGATCAACCCCACCCGGCTCCACCCCTCGGAGTCGATTATTCATTCCCTGTCGCTTACCGCAGTTATTCCAGGATGCCTGGCGATTTTTGGTATTTTTCTCCTTACCAGGATTTTATGATCAGAGCGTATGTGGAAGGTCCTTCAGGAGACCGCGTTTCCTCGCTTACTCATTATGAACTGGGCAGAATCTCCGGATTCGATCCCAATGCGGGACCGGTGACCGGAACCCTGGAATTCCTGGATGACAGCATTACAACCCTGGAATACATGGATACTGCCTACCATTCCCTGCCTGCAGGTTGGTATGCTTATGCCGTCAGGGCAGTGTATCCCCAGGGTATTACATCGGAATGGACTTATTCCAATATCACAGGAAACCGGAATGCCTCAGCCATGGATGTTAATGTTACGCTCACTACCGGTGCTATCCCTGTAAATACCGAGGTTTTAGCGTATGGTGAAAATTATCCCTATAACGTCTATTCCTGCATGACCGACTCTTCCGGAACCTGTGCTTTCGATAGCCTCATCATGGGTCCCTATTTGCTGGAAGTTTACAAGCCGGGCTTCGAAAAGTTATCCCAAACAATAGAA
This genomic stretch from Bacteroidota bacterium harbors:
- a CDS encoding carboxypeptidase regulatory-like domain-containing protein, yielding MRLFANIVLIAILLTFLADYSLAQQSMLWEMSAQEQEKAARVANQRALFLKQHTGQPLSQGKGNRTPGDDCTQPYIISIPAELPFNQPGNTTCGHGNVYAMTNSCLGAYTGGEDFIYRLDVSQESMIDITMTPSSDWTGMALFDDCPDVGNCIEAVTYTSSGYQIKPMTIRQILQPGSYYVMIDSWPDPVCFDFDFSVTEFYAVYQFPFFAGFEDGSVPMELGISTAQESSAGTDTDASYNSDFGLMLEGGTAFGWGSTPLTPQMAFDPSRESHFAQVNIEVIPSGMPNDLYMSFFLKQGYSYTTNYCWFRVLINNEVIADMNGYTIFKPLSHLDPFKEHVFDLTPYQGSRFTITLQSSCKYYKNYFKQGDIVCIDDLRIGYQLPSGAVSGYVVDYDGQPVNAATVSIPDVATTKSLPDGSYILPSIASGNWTIQAWKYGYNPVSDTVLVLPADTSVKHFILTKPQPYVTPLSHEVLLNPNEYIIEQQIIANSGSGPFSWYATVSLDGSDNQNEHLLQQNRSDWLSLGRDSGTVMPFGGFDNIPVIFDATGLTSGTTEYGQIRFQPYQSNHIIVPCTLHVYGQPLIVPHSVVATLIDEQTGKTEVNWSAGELDYSYFNILRDGIFLGTSTQHSYTDFLPAYGEYCYSIQAVYPEGTTAPAGPACVLWARPQIDILPAVLVNSDFILPNQPVKVYTEIRNTGNARLDYEFPDFNKKATGDGYCTASGACGEYISRVRLGDIDNSSGCTQYGDYTNLVATLQYGNTYSLRIDVGSPFAGDVAGVWIDWDQDEDFSDETMLALSGTPFSGFTGQISPPAGALSGFTRMRIRLQWNSAPEPCGDLPFGEVEDYTLQVLGNFILSVDPSSGFVLPGQSQFVTVYFDGTGYPPGKYYQPLFCESNDPNQPVFIIHDTLIVIPPGSYAGLVTDAASQTGLSGVLISAGNRQTFSGPDGHYILHVNGGSYDVSFRKTGYTTASVENISALAGDTVQLDIVMHEYPNPPRWVEANPTLNYEACHVQWALPYGPYEIVYDDGQEEELVLWAQAGGENAVKFTPAGYPATVLGGMVFIGDGSFPAGEWMGSAFSVMLYDDDGPDGYPGTLLDEVTVTVENFDWVEFWELEATLAEGDFYLSMRQDQPHPAPPLGVDYSFPVAYRSYSRMPGDFWYFSPYQDFMIRAYVEGPSGDRVSSLTHYELGRISGFDPNAGPVTGTLEFLDDSITTLEYMDTAYHSLPAGWYAYAVRAVYPQGITSEWTYSNITGNRNASAMDVNVTLTTGAIPVNTEVLAYGENYPYNVYSCMTDSSGTCAFDSLIMGPYLLEVYKPGFEKLSQTIEITKDTLFEILLGENRYPPRNLYVDPLTSQATWDWPLHEALIEDFEGIEFPPVGWQSLTQGIGWFRTLNGSSGGWIIPPWDSHYVVSNADFSGSAFNACCDYLITPPLDLRDSESYVLVFDSFYDGAYGQLAKVEYSYDNGANWELFKALDPQPGKWSIVTLELTGICGPSAQSPIWIAFHADSQNQWASGWAIDNVAIHCGVANPQDFYVYLDGQKTGVTDTNNYSYPFLEYGREYEASVAARYTSGLSTKTFYTFISEYLIPPRNLDGITHSDTVELWWEPPLTAVYAERTAQAMREDQPDVYSDYSPVIHYVNHEIAPKRDQWDVQYSYPVAVGQGEVGMETDGLFLYTTKWNGNAFYKYDLQGVFQEEFIILGSGNIRDLAYNHNTGYMAGGAAGNKCFVMNFASHSLVTDFTAPTEIRAIAYDPEEDAYWANNWSSDITLFNESGAFIASFPVTAFGNFYGFAYDDWTDGGPYLWGFSQDNSGAVLVQMEIATGNQVFSLDVLPILGGVQIAGGLFTECNLIEDNRVTLGGTLQNELFFGLELGHCDYIPGPGGIVPPNFLGYNLYRDSLQLAWLPYLGADTTYYIDTALLPETYKYTVTGIYDLTPYGFSGDTAESAPEGPFIAVVEYGHSLPFKEAWYSGTFGENLWIQEENWFINILYGHPEPAAEFNWFPILSDYASSLTSWYIDGKNISAPFTDGCIWLDFDVQLNDRNMTGDEYLQVDVELEGQWYRVLELDNSAGGFDWQKYHLNISSLAFGKIFRIRFTASGRNSSDIESWRLDNIFVYRNCPPARNFTVEEIYTSTTVEAHLSWTPPKTCNGTSANSFALQQESNRILSNSRDSSLRKVTGYNLYRDSEFLTFTQDTFYVDVLNLPGVYLYELEAVFEDCVADTLPSVMVDIWAGIEDDLHDMISIYPVPASEFVHINSDFPLFRLTLLSSTGTIIYDQIPGSKESVLNVSEINSGLYLLKIYSGKGLLYRKLVVMH